In Oryctolagus cuniculus chromosome X, mOryCun1.1, whole genome shotgun sequence, a single window of DNA contains:
- the TAF9B gene encoding transcription initiation factor TFIID subunit 9B — protein MESGKMAPPKNAPRDALVMAQILKDMGITEYEPRVINQMLEFAFRYVTTILDDAKIYSSHAKKPNVDADDVRLAIQCRADQSFTSPPPRDFLLDIARQKNQTPLPLIKPYAGPRLPPDRYCLTAPNYRLKSLIKKGPNQGRLVPRLNVGAVNSRPTTPTVATPQTVSVPNKVATPVSMTSQRFTVQIPPSQSAPVKPVPAATSVPNVLINPSMIGPKNILITTNMVSSQNTANESNPLKRKHEDDDDNDTL, from the exons ATGGAGTCGGGCAAGATGGCGCCTCCCAAGAACGCTCCGAGAGATGCTTTG GTGATGGCACAGATCCTGAAGGATATGGGAATCACAGAGTATGAACCGAGGGTCATAAATCAAATGTTGGAATTTGCTTTCC GATATGTGACTACAATTCTGGATGATGCAAAAATTTATTCAAGCCATGCTAAGAAACCTAATGTTGATGCAGATGATGTGAGACTGGCAATCCAGTGTCGTGCTGACCAGTCTTTTACCTCTCCTCCTCCAAGAGAT ttcttgCTGGATATTGcaagacagaaaaatcaaacCCCTTTGCCACTAATTAAGCCATATGCAGGACCCAGACTTCCACCTGATAGATACTGCTTAACAGCTCCAAACTACAGGCTGAAGTCCTTAATTAAAAAG GGACCTAACCAAGGCCGACTAGTTCCACGATTAAATGTTGGTGCTGTCAATAGCAGGCCTACCACTCCTACTGTAG CAACCCCACAAACAGTGTCTGTCCCAAATAAAGTTGCAACTCCAGTGTCAATGACAAGCCAAAGATTTACAGTGCAGATTCCACCTTCTCAGTCCGCACCTGTCAAACCAG TTCCTGCAGCAACTTCAGTTCCAAATGTTCTGATTAATCCTTCAATGATTGGGCCCAAAAATATTCTTATTACTACCAACATGGTTTCATCACAGAACACGGCCAATGAATCAAACCCACTGAAGAGAAAacatgaagatgatgatgacaatgatacTCTGTGA